The Ostrinia nubilalis chromosome 15, ilOstNubi1.1, whole genome shotgun sequence region GCAAGCTCGCAGGTTAGCTATCTGCTAACATCAtaacaaaaatttataaaacaaaatagtaatttaattttctgctCTAACCTTTATAAATCTACACGCATTATCAAGATCAGATAAGCAAACGATGACTGTATTATCAGCAAGTTTAAGTCAGTAACTTACCGAGCTTATTCTCATAGAGCCTAGAAGCCAGGAGCTCCCTCAAGCGCCTGACCTCCCCGTGGACTCGGTCTCCGAACATGCAGGGCGAGAACAGAGGAATCATCTCCATCGCCATGAAGGTTATATATTTTACTGCCAACCCAGCTGGATTCTGTAACATTTCGcacttaattatttacttaaaatttaatatacaTAGAGTCACTTCTAAATATGTTATTTATGTAGCATTTGTCTGCTTAAAACATGGTGGAAACATACATATAAAATTGACTTTACCTCTTTACGCATAAGTAAGAATGAAACTTGGTAACAACAGATCAGGGTTGAAATAAATGTTGTTATTATAATAACCAGTAACTGAAACAGAGTTGTGTTACATTTCAGCAAGTCATTAAGaaaatcataatattatatCTAGATTTATTCGAAACTTTGTATGCAATTCGTTTCGCATAACtctagaaatattattttattcaccTGCCATTTTATAGCGTCAAGTAAAAAATCATAAGCTTTTATCATAAGGTGGTAAAGGTCCATTAATTTCATCATGTCGgtatttttcattttatcaattttaccaGATGTAAGCTCATCGATATTCGGGCACTTAGCAGACTTTCCGTTAGACAGCGCTGACTCCACGAAATAATTGATGAGACGCAGCCGAGGCACTAGGAGGCTCAGGAGATGGCCGTAGTAGTACAACTCCAAACAATGAAGGAAATTACTCGGCATCATTTGTATGTAATAACTTCCACCTGGTTTTATTTCCTCGTTATAATACAAAAAAGACCAATTGATCGTCACGTAAGACACAATAGACACCCACAAAGCAATTATATTCTTAATAGACTGGCTGTTTGTTTTTGGTCTGCAGCCTGTTTCAGCGTCGAATGTGTTTAACTTGTTATAATATCTATCCATTCTCTTCCAAATGATAAAACTGAATATTACGCTAAACATATATTCTGTGAAAACCACCCGAACTATAAATAAATCGAAATCGCCGAATACATATGAGTAATAACCTACACCAGCAGCCAAAAGTATAGTTTGCATAAATGCTAAAGTCGTAATGATGAATCTTCCTTCATTGAGTATGACGGGCAACCTGTTGAGGCCCAGTATGCTCGCAGTTACAATGTACACCTTGGAGAGAGTATCTCTAACTGGTTTCTGATTTTGTTTAAAGAACGTGTTCACGCGAACTTTGGGGGCCGCCATTTCGACGACTGCACCTTCCGTTGTGGTGGCCGAAAAGCTGTTAATTCCACTAATAAAAGTAATGAACTATTTTTTCATTAGTGATGTCCCGACCGTTCATTTTCTTTgacaaataataacattttcaaaTAGGTGTAAGGTTTCAAAGAGTCAAATGATAAAATTGAGTGGTTTTTTTTGTTCCATACTTATATATATTTTAATAACAGACAAACTCCAAGTGGTTCACGAATTACTgcgataaattaaaaataacgacGTCTTATGTAACACTGCATCGATTCCGATAAATAAAAGCTAAGTGTAGgtacattaaaattttaaccAAAATTAAAAAGATTAGAAATATCAAATACCTATTCATATACTTGGCGCGTCACTACCTACTACTCTAATATGAATAAGTCAAGTTACTTCCCGCTTCTTCTGTctattaatgtaatttattaggtatctactagcttttgcccacagCTTCGCCCCTGTGGAATTCAGTCTCTCTGGCTGAAGCAAAAACATAATTTCATATTCCTTACTTTCGAATGAACTAAATGTACCGTTTTATCTAGAGTCAATTTatctcaataaaaaaaacaacgaaATCAATTGAGGCATGAAAACGTAACAAACAGacggacagagttactttcgcatttgtaaGTAATATTGTTTGGATGTGAATTATGTGGAATATTCTGTCTTACCACAATATgtcattacattattatttattaacatttcaATATCCGCATCGAGGTATTAAAACATCTAATGTAGTTGTATTAAGTGTTTATTTTGCACctgacaattttattattttcacttAAGATATTCTGTAGTACCTAACTCTTATCGATCGGTACCTACACATAAAAGAGCCTAAAGAAATTACAAAGGAATAAAAACACTACGCTAATTGATTGGTgacttacaataaattaatatcaatcGTGTAGACACTTACGTGATTGacagttaaattttaatttagggatagatattatgtaatgtcatttctGTTGAAGTACTCGTAGGTGTGGGATTAATAACTTTTTCGAATTGCAGTAAAATGATAAGATATGTGACGAGCAAGCCGATGAACTTGAAGGGCAGAGATATGTCGACTTGAAGCATCCGCAGCAGGGAGAACGACAGGTCCTGCGCCTCGGTCAGCGCGAGGAGCGCGCGCGCAGCGCTGCGGCCCGATTTATctggaaaaacaaaaataagcaACTAAATATCTAAGTAACCTACTACAATTATGTTACTAAGGTCCTATTCGagttcgaccaaacttttatccgagaataactcctggtataactggcacattgacagtctcagtatggaaaatatgtcaaaatgtcgaataactgacgatttattctgagattaatattgaCTCTTGTTttgtcgaatccacccttataAATTACCTTtataagggtggattcgaccaaacaagtcataataatttatcatcatcatcatcatttcagccataggacatccactgctgaacataggcctcccccaatgctttctatgttgatTGATGGGCATGgcacatagtacacagaactgacggccgatggggcaaaaaggttctggaatggaggccgcgtaccggaaaacgcagcgtgcgacgtccacctacaaggtggaccgacgacatcgtaaaggtagcagggaagcgctggacgcaggccgctaccaatcgatcaacatagtCATAATAagaatgtaaataattaaatggacaagaggttctcaattcggtagGTATCTTTTCCTCAAGACGTTGGTTCGCTCTGGTTCCGAAGCTTAGTAAAAATAACAAGTAAAATCTGCATTTTTGCATATCACGTGAATTCATGTGCAAAGCGTACGGGATTCTGAGCACGAAAATGGGTACATGGTTATGAGCTATCGCATTGtgtgttttaaaaaataaagaaacaattCTGTACGTCCACTTGATATTAGTTTATAATGGCtccaaaaatatagtttttgtcctgtgttttttttttttttttatgtgataggaggcaaacgagcaaacggatcacctgatggtaagtgattaccgtcgcccatagacacccgcagacccaggggcgttacaggtgcgttgccggcctttaaggtaaagatacgctctcctcttgaaagcttgcaggtcgtatccgtccggaaacaccgcagacgacagtccattccacagtttggttgtacggggcagaaagtttctagagaaacgtactgttgtggactgccaaccatctaagtgatgggggtggaagtgctgtcgggtagatcggtggcgaaaagtggcggcaggaataagtccggataattcttcggagcactccccgtgatacatgcgatagaatatgcacagGCACTGTGTGAATTTGACAGCTACGAATAGTATGCAGCTACTAGTTAGTGAGCATTCTATTTGGCTTACGAAACTGGGTACAATCAAATATCATGCATAAATAAGTAATGAATGATATAATATTAGATAACAAGCTATAATAATTTTAGATAGCAAGCTGCAAGCAAGTGTTTTAACACTTCCGGATTGCTTGTGACCACAGCTGTAGCAACACAGCCGAAACATCAAGCCGtgaatacctacatacttaagtaactcatataaaaatgtcgcggAAAGTACCAGAAAGCGGACAGCGCAGggccggtcgttatggaaatccttggaggcctttgtccagcagggacgtcatttggctgaaacgaacgatagaATTGTCGCGATGAGACTCGTGCttttctattttaattgaaatggaacgcaaaactttaaaaactaattatttaccaaGCTTATTCTCGTACAGCCTAGAAGCGAGCAGTTCCCTCAGCCGTCGCACCTCGCAGTGCACTTGATCTCCAAACATGCAGGGCGAGAATAACGCGATCATTTCTGCGGTCGTTCTGAACACGTTAGTCAGTATGTCTTTCAGTGGTCTCTGCAATGTTTtcggtttaaataaaatataaggaAGTCATGGAAAAGTACTCGTTGGATACTAATGATTCTATATTAAACGATTAggttcattttaataatactCGAAAGTAAAAGTATTGACGAATCGTTAACatgaagtacctactttttgttTGTGAAGccattattcataaaaatgtaaatgattgcaaactgaatatttacttattttttacctCTTTACCAATAATGTCCGAAGCGAAATGATAAATAATATTCGAAGTTGTTATGAACGTTGTACCAATTATCACCAGCAACTGAAACAATTTGaataattcgttttagaaaaAATACTAGATGCCTATACCTTATAAAGCTTTTATATACAAACAATTACAGACATATAAATTCAATACTCCAAAATTAAGTAGAAAATAGGCACCTGCCATTTTATCGCATCGATCAAATAGTCGTACGCGTTCATGATGTTATGGTAAAGGTCCATCAATTTCGTTATATCGGTATTTCTGatgtttttacttttaaaagacTTGAATTGCTCGATATTTGGAAGTTTAACAGATTTCCCATTGGAAAGTTTTGACTCAACGAAGTAATTAATAAGCCGAATTCGAGGGCTCAGGAGGCTTAGTACATGCCCGGAATAGTGCAGCTCTAAACAGCGCAAAACGAAGAATATAGCCAAATATCCACTGTAAATCGATAGCTGATACCAAACAATGAACA contains the following coding sequences:
- the LOC135078649 gene encoding uncharacterized protein LOC135078649, with the translated sequence MAAPKVRVNTFFKQNQKPVRDTLSKVYIVTASILGLNRLPVILNEGRFIITTLAFMQTILLAAGLYYYGHLLSLLVPRLRLINYFVESALSNGKSAKCPNIDELTSGKIDKMKNTDMMKLMDLYHLMIKAYDFLLDAIKWQLLVIIITTFISTLICCYQVSFLLMRKENPAGLAVKYITFMAMEMIPLFSPCMFGDRVHGEVRRLRELLASRLYENKLDKKGRSAARALLALTEARDLSFSLLHMVQIDISLPFKFIGLLVTYLIILLQFEKVINPSTATQGAVVTSTLSP